One window of Scheffersomyces stipitis CBS 6054 chromosome 1, whole genome shotgun sequence genomic DNA carries:
- a CDS encoding predicted protein: protein IVVVIQNDKFSVFSKVSLLTSKDAENFHLSDLKVDFAYGIMQFLDSSPSSMFLAVMKAENHRFSAATLYASDSRGAGFEKVLEDVQDGAVKKVQTVDGAWLANVLSEASSDDAEDDLVDIIISGGSKRIIQSKFTFNDGKDWDLLKVNEDDCKISDGCSLHLLTPAERDGEGKFVTGPTPAILLAVGSKGKSLAKHMNKMQTWISRDGGATWKKAIDEPCVFIFGDQGNVILAIPYAEKGGKSTSKYYYTLDQGSSWVEGHLEFPIYPLTLTTTTDGTSTKFIASGLYDETPDNQHDVDFSEVFYTFDFSAAFGGNQCADSDFEEVYARVTDDNNPVCVYGHKEKFKRRKQDAKCFVNKLFEDVKVYDDPCECGERDFECSRGFMISQKGNTCIPNPRAIRHICRQEGKKELSLPDKALIDGDKCSMNKKSTKDFVSDVKLKCSDYLNGNGDGGNTKPGGDSKDEVVTTFLEFEGEMKSYSYVEYADEENKYKSENIVLRTSDKRVYVSNNGGVSFNKVPIADNIIAYYVGYVQGQVVLVTDTDIIYLSDDGGSTFKKTAVPNKAVLHSRAISFHKTNKNMFIWYGSDNCDVDSPDCDYFSYITKDGGSTFNQLKDKVVQCDFISPFLESKEHSGDDLVFCSVLDRSSGKLSLQGSDDYFQSSLTLFDHIVGYAITGNFVVVATVTVKDGKSELEAKVTIDGSQFAAADFPSDFHVDSKQAYTILDSQSKAIFMHVTTNSRENEEYGSILKSNSNGTSYVLSIEKVNRNRVGYVDYDRIDGLEGVIIANVVGAEKDTNKKLKTMITHNDGGEWSLLTPPVTNSLGNKYPCTNQPLDRCSLHLHGFTERPDYRDTFSSSSATGLLIGVGSVGASLDSYEQSSTFMSNDGGITWKEIQQGVFMWEYGDRGTIIVLVDAKETDTLLYSLDDGETWVKYKFAEKPVIIDDLATVPSDTSRKFLIFARASGDTKSTIAYSIDFTNAHRRQCQLDLDNPANDDFDYWSPRHPLLPNDCLFGHESKYLRRAKGHNDCFIGSAPLTQGFKVTRNCSCTRRDFECDYNFYRDTDNTCKLVKGLSPTDRKNDYCKKENAFEYFEPTGYRKIPLSTCIGGKEFDTWDSRPCPGKEKEYNIHYGKEISSGKFLLLVLVPLFVFCFATWFVYDRGIRRNGGFKRFGQIRLDLDDDEFHPIEDNQVDVVVNRIVRGGIYTVAGLYAVFKTLRTVDRMLLDRVASVVFRRSPGRRNYVQVPDIDEEDELFGDFQDDYEEEIEEGANIAQDFRDNEDDIAGLENEETPQDVDGRLFNIDEHSDEEPLVQQ from the coding sequence ATTGTGGTTGTAATTCAAAACGATAAGTTCAGTGTGTTCTCCAAGGTGTCTTTGTTGACATCCAAGGACGCAGAGAATTTCCACTTGTCGGATTTGAAAGTAGACTTTGCCTACGGCATTATGCAATTTCTCGACTCGTCTCCCCTGTCCATGTTCTTAGCCGTAATGAAGGCAGAGAATCATAGATTCCTGGCTGCTACGTTGTACGCATCTGATTCTCGTGGTGCAGGCTTTGAGAAGGTCTTGGAGGATGTCCAAGACGGAGCAGTCAAGAAAGTGCAAACTGTGGATGGAGCTTGGTTGGCCAATGTCTTAAGCGAAGCCAGTAGTGACGATGCTGAAGACGATCTTGTAGACATCATCATCAGTGGTGGCTCCAAGCGAATCATCCAGTCCAAGTTCACCTTCAACGATGGTAAAGACTGGGACTTATTGAAGGTTAATGAAGACGATTGTAAGATCTCTGATGGTTGTTCGTTGCATTTGTTGACTCCTGCTGAAAGAGATGGAGAAGGCAAATTTGTAACTGGCCCAACCCCAGCAATTCTTTTGGCAGTAGGAAGCAAGGGTAAGTCTTTGGCCAAGCACATGAACAAAATGCAGACCTGGATCTCGAGAGATGGTGGTGCAACTTGGAAAAAGGCAATTGACGAACCCTGTGTTTTCATATTTGGAGATCAGGGTAACGTTATCTTGGCGATTCCCTATGCTGAAAAGGGTGGAAAGAGTACCAGCAAATACTATTACACTTTGGATCAGGGTAGTAGTTGGGTTGAAGGGCACCTTGAGTTTCCCATCTATCCACTTACTTTAACCACTACGACAGATGGAACGTCGACCAAGTTCATTGCTTCTGGTCTCTACGACGAAACTCCTGACAACCAGCATGATGTAGACTTCTCAGAAGTTTTCTACACGTTTGACTTCTCTGCTGCCTTTGGTGGTAATCAGTGTGCAGACAGcgactttgaagaagtttaTGCCAGAGTCACCGATGACAACAATCCTGTCTGCGTCTATGGCCACAAggagaagttcaagagaagaaagcagGACGCAAAGTGTTTTGTAAACAAACTCTTTGAAGACGTAAAGGTCTACGATGATCCCTGTGAGTGTGGTGAACGTGACTTTGAATGTAGCAGAGGTTTCATGATTTCTCAAAAAGGTAATACCTGTATTCCCAACCCCAGAGCTATTAGACACATTTGTCGTCAAGAAGGCAAAAAGGAGTTATCACTTCCTGACAAGGCTCTAATTGACGGAGACAAGTGTctgatgaacaagaaatcaacgaaAGATTTTGTATCAGATGTGAAACTCAAGTGTAGCGACTACCTTAATGGCAATGGTGATGGTGGGAACACCAAACCAGGAGGAGACAGTAAGGACGAAGTTGTGACCACCTTCCTCGAGTTTGAAGGTGAGATGAAACTGTACAGCTACGTTGAGTATGCTGATGAGGAAAATAAATATAAGAGTGAGAACATTGTGTTGAGAACCAGTGACAAGCGTGTCTATGTTTCCAATAACGGTGGAGTCAGTTTCAACAAGGTTCCTATTGCAGACAATATCATTGCTTACTACGTAGGATATGTTCAGGGGCAGGTTGTCTTGGTGACAGATACCGATATAATATATTTATCTGATGATGGAGGAAGCACTTTCAAAAAGACTGCTGTTCCAAACAAGGCTGTTTTGCACTCTCGAGCCATTAGTTTCCATAAGACAAACAAAAACATGTTTATATGGTATGGATCCGATAATTGCGATGTTGATTCTCCTGATTGCGACTATTTCTCATATATTACCAAAGATGGAGGTAGTACTTTCAACCAGCTTAAGGATAAGGTTGTCCAGTGTGACTTCATTAGTCCTTTCCTTGAGAGCAAAGAGCATAGTGGAGATGATTTGGTGTTCTGTTCTGTTTTGGACAGatcttctggaaaattGTCTTTACAAGGTTCTGATGACTACTTTCAAAGCTCTTTGACATTATTTGATCATATTGTTGGCTATGCCATTACAGGTAACTTCGTAGTTGTAGCCACTGTTACTGTCAAAGACGGAAAGAGTGAGTTAGAAGCTAAAGTAACTATAGACGGATCACAATTTGCAGCTGCTGACTTCCCATCTGATTTCCACGTGGATTCCAAACAGGCGTACACTATTCTCGATTCACAGTCAAAGGCCATCTTTATGCATGTGACCACCAACTCTAGAGAGAACGAGGAGTACGGTTCCATCTTGAAGTCGAACTCCAATGGTACATCTTATGTTTTGTCAATTGAGAAAGTCAACAGAAATCGTGTTGGTTATGTTGACTACGACAGAATTGACGGTCTAGAGGGTGTAATCATTGCCAATGTCGTCGGAGCTGAAAAGGacaccaacaagaaattaAAGACTATGATTACTCACAACGATGGTGGAGAATGGTCTTTGTTGACTCCTCCAGTTACCAATTCGCTAGGTAATAAATATCCATGTACCAACCAACCGTTGGACAGGTGTTCGTTACACTTGCATGGCTTCACCGAGCGTCCAGATTATAGAGACACCTtctcgtcttcttctgctacAGGTTTATTGATTGGTGTAGGAAGTGTAGGTGCTTCTTTGGATTCGTATGAACAATCATCTACCTTCATGTCTAACGATGGAGGCATCACGTGGAAAGAGATCCAACAAGGAGTCTTTATGTGGGAGTATGGTGACAGAGGTACTATTATAGTATTGGTCGATGCAAAGGAAACCGATACATTATTGTATTCGTTAGATGACGGAGAGACATGGGTGAAGTACAAATTCGCTGAGAAGCCTGTAATCATTGACGACTTGGCTACTGTTCCTTCTGATACGTCCAGAAAGTTCCTCATATTTGCGCGTGCCAGCGGGGATACGAAATCGACCATTGCATATTCTATAGACTTTACCAATGCTCACCGTAGACAATGTCAATTGGATTTAGACAACCCAGCGAACGACGATTTTGACTACTGGTCTCCGAGACATCCATTGTTGCCCAACGATTGCTTGTTTGGTCATGAATCCAAGTACTTGAGACGTGCCAAGGGCCACAACGACTGCTTCATTGGCAGTGCACCATTAACTCAAGGATTCAAGGTTACTAGAAATTGTTCCTGTACCAGAAGGGATTTCGAATGTGACTACAACTTCTATAGGGACACGGACAACACCTGTAAGTTGGTTAAGGGATTGTCTCCTACGGATAGAAAGAACGATTATTGTAAGAAAGAAAACGCATTTGAGTATTTCGAACCTACAGGCTATAGAAAGATTCCGTTGTCTACATGTATTGGTGGGAAGGAGTTCGATACCTGGGATTCTCGTCCATGCCCTGGGAAGGAAAAAGAGTACAATATCCATTATGGCAAGGAAATCAGCAGTGGAAAATTCTTGTTGTTAGTGCTTGTACCGTTGTTTGTTTTCTGTTTCGCTACTTGGTTTGTCTACGACAGAGGCATTCGTAGAAATGGTGGATTCAAGCGTTTTGGCCAAATCAGATTGGATCTTGACGATGACGAGTTCCATCCTATCGAAGATAACCAAGTTGATGTCGTTGTTAATAGGATTGTCAGAGGTGGAATCTACACTGTTGCTGGATTGTATGCTGTATTCAAGACCCTTCGTACTGTTGATAGAATGTTGTTGGATAGGGTAGCGTCGGTGGTTTTCCGCAGATCGccaggaagaagaaactacGTTCAAGTACCCGAtattgacgaagaagacgaactCTTTGGCGACTTCCAAGACGAttacgaagaagaaattgaagaaggtgcCAACATTGCTCAAGACTTCAGAGACAATGAGGACGATATTGCAGGGTTAGAGAACGAAGAAACACCGCAAGACGTTGATGGAAGACTATTCAACATCGACGAACACTCGGACGAAGAACcacttgttcaacaatag
- a CDS encoding predicted protein: MTKPQQYVVRDGQWHYLSLEVTPDPQVYQNDILAAEYEQVEIDSITWKSVILSCLSKAYGLIGEGSHFDILSNKNKSSVVRIHVLDQEKFINSLLANTFKLNKFYGESITGGDVNCYIRVVKHSDYLGVVADELS, from the exons ATGACAAAACCCCAGCAGTACGTTGTACGAGATGGTCAATGGCATTACTTGAGTCTTGAAGT CACTCCAGATCCACAGGTTTATCAGAATGACATACTAGCAGCTGAATACGAACAAGTAGAGATCGATAGTATAACATGGAAATCAGTGATTCTTTCCTGTTTGAGCAAAGCATATGGACTCATTGGAGAAGGGTCACACTTCGATATCCttctgaacaagaataaAAGTCTGGTGGTGAGAATCCACGTCCTTGACCAGGAGAAGTTCATCAATAGTCTACTTGCCAACAcattcaagttgaacaagttctacGGAGAAAGTATCACTGGTGGAGACGTGAATTGCTACATCAGAGTGGTCAAACATTCGGACTACCTTGGCGTCGTTGCCGATGAGTTATCATAG
- a CDS encoding predicted protein: MAKISYDIDQLLRLRNSTIFRSRNLRSLWGDYCPESEYRTPFGRQIYHNQTTNRKQSQLPKRQPEKNFPTNDLNVVPLVAANCAVYPQPILVLPVLALDWLPRGSKLIPLEPTILVPNGFEHSRSGRSHRVLQPTPPANFDNTRSTPSHISNSPSHYRRVSLANELNKENLPLITNTNRFVYNPTKPNKNNPYSATGFYPEGSAQNSKPTPTGFTNECDEQSSSTQESSCEVQIELPVQ; this comes from the coding sequence ATGGCCAAGATAAGCTATGATATCGACCAATTATTGCGCCTACGCAATTCCACTATATTCAGATCTCGCAATTTGAGGAGCCTCTGGGGAGATTATTGCCCGGAACTGGAATATAGAACACCGTTTGGGCGCCAAATCTACCATAACCAAACTACAAATAGAAAACAGAGCCAATTACCAAAGAGACAACCAGAGAAGAACTTTCCGACGAACGACCTCAATGTAGTACCACTTGTCGCGGCCAATTGCGCCGTATACCCGCAACCAATCTTAGTATTGCCAGTTTTAGCACTAGATTGGCTTCCTCGTGGCTCCAAATTAATTCCTCTTGAGCCTActattcttgttccaaACGGATTTGAACATCTGAGAAGCGGCAGAAGCCACAGGGTATTACAACCAACTCCGCCGGCAAATTTTGATAATACTAGGTCCACTCCAAGTCACATTTCTAACTCCCCTAGCCACTACAGAAGGGTCTCCCTAGCCAACgaattgaacaaggaaAATCTCCCACTAATCACAAACACAAATCGATTTGTCTACAACCCTACAAAAcccaacaagaacaatcCTTATTCTGCTACAGGGTTCTATCCCGAAGGTAGTGCTCAAAATTCGAAACCTACACCAACTGGCTTTACCAACGAATGTGACGAACAAAGTCTGTCCACACAGGAATCATCCTGTGAAGTGCAGATCGAACTACCAGTCCAGTGA